From one Anopheles cruzii chromosome 3, idAnoCruzAS_RS32_06, whole genome shotgun sequence genomic stretch:
- the LOC128270084 gene encoding trithorax group protein osa-like, with the protein MASNGGTLHGLPQSVAQQQQQHICGQCGLYFESGSSLQVHHMHYHQHDSSMNRWDTQQAVVSTTIATSAVATTTTAAGAATTNGPSSTTTPTSSDTENNNQPSAPTQGPSPAGGLKPSVAASPPQQHTTIAAAADSSDNQPPTPQPQGALTEPGTPQSYGGGASPYHAQQQQQQQQQQLGVNPTGLGGEMHYPTYIHPGYDPGSYYGAGGAAGLDYGGGGAVLGASLQSADYKSASSLRYHPYGGGAGSNGGSDGGSTAAGLSPHVVSSSNGVQSAGAGNGTPVASTTSASSSQSPPNGNTGGGGAHIPPTPSPSPIQCEKCGLVCESDEALHQHESTVHSPGEGQTAGQDPRQTDQDMQQAGGGGGCYPYGGNGPGTPQFPKEEPPASDILDLDSQKMVYTPTADGGGLSLPPMNSLHPLQSMQRHHPMMWPHHDPHSFMGPPPPPPEMKHSAAAAAAAAAAYYHHPIKSEYSATPTIKSEYLGGGQYVGGGGVGTGPVVVVKNEYNLAPTLPPPVAVAPQPTNPGQGMKQYADEMHDNQLATSPSDFPSTTTPQESGSQYRTFEPATSSLPGPGPGPTKGTAWKSNEARRPKTYNCTACNKWFTSSGHLKRHYNTTLHKNAVKSSGQPDPATLPISVHHHPGRDPNYASKSRRGAAGATGGTGGGGGGGGSQQPLQQPVPPPDPPRSPEYGAGAPGSQHQYGMGGPQSGFGAAAGTPPHSGGQVVVVSSNQSPGGFHHHPHHHSHHHHHHPYAGSNGTAGSAAAGQSQHHGSSTSASSSTSSAVPPNGVAGPSVQVSQPRGLQIYSNNNNSNSNTGPLSGTAESTAAEEPVTHTIITILTPTTPQPTSTTTSSTTTIPGCTPGTRTPQPPPLPPPQPQPPHTTSSTEGYHPLHPIQPPPPPQLTTQPPPTTCSPLTISTSIPSFQTILPEAPSYHPTIGNVAGFASYHSHQPFLYQPLDHHQPQLQGDVQQQQHWLGDGGEALIESTSSVVTTAVAALGFPRCAGGAEMYQGDTAPPFSPNVPDQYQRPSSQGMMTTLLDDQPKYGDFQQQQQQHHYLQQQQQLQRVATPQHAATAPPISPAPCSPSVTSTAGGKQSVAAGNGGGNGTGSPPSSTEVHRCEECDKVFNKACYLTQHNKTFHSGDKPYKCHRCGKRFPCNDSYEEHLAKHGGEKPFKCDQCPKQFNHKTDLRRHMCLHSGTKPYACEQCGKGFIRKDHMLKHSETHRRSSGAAGGAGGHGHRRTKAGPGLAGPLKDLKFQHHLQQQQAPGLDE; encoded by the coding sequence ATGGCCAGTAATGGGGGGACCCTGCACGGCCTTCCCCAGAGtgtcgcgcagcagcagcagcagcacatctGCGGCCAGTGCGGCCTTTACTTCGAGAGTGGATCCTCGTTGCAGGTGCATCACATGCACTACCACCAGCATGACAGCAGCATGAACCGGTGGGACACGCAGCAGGCGGTGGTCAGCACAACGATAGCAACGTCCGCcgtggccacgacgacgacggcggccggtgccgccaccaCGAACGGGCCCtcgtccaccaccacgccgACCTCGTCCGACACGGAGAATAATAATCAGCCGTCGGCGCCGACGCAAGGACCttccccggccggtggcctTAAGCCCTCGGTGGCCGCGTCCCCGCCACAGCAGCATACGACGATCGCGGCAGCGGCCGACTCTAGCGACAACCAGCCGCCGACCCCGCAGCCCCAGGGCGCCCTCACGGAGCCCGGCACGCCGCAGAGCTACGGCGGAGGAGCGTCTCCTTACCacgcgcaacaacaacagcaacagcagcagcagcaattggGAGTGAATCCGACCGGACTTGGCGGCGAGATGCACTACCCTACGTACATCCACCCGGGGTACGACCCGGGCAGCTACTACGGGGCCGGAGGTGCCGCCGGTCTTGACTATGGAGGCGGTGGCGCCGTGCTGGGAGCGTCGCTGCAGTCCGCGGACTACAAGTCCGCATCGTCCCTTCGCTACCACCCCTACGGCGGTGGTGCGGGGAGCAACGGCGGTTCGGATGGTGGGTCGACGGCGGCAGGACTCAGCCCGCACGTGGTAAGTTCCTCGAACGGGGTGCAGAGTGCAGGAGCAGGCAACGGGacgccggtggccagcaccaCCTCCGCCAGCAGTTCGCAGTCACCACCGAACGGAAAtacgggcggtggcggagccCACATCCCACCGACACCGTCCCCATCGCCGATCCAGTGCGAAAAGTGTGGGTTGGTGTGTGAGTCGGACGAAGCGCTTCACCAGCACGAGAGCACCGTCCACTCGCCCGGCGAAGGGCAGACGGCGGGCCAGGACCCGCGCCAGACCGACCAGGACATGCAGCaggctggtggcggcggtgggtgCTACCCTTACGGTGGGAACGGTCCTGGGACACCTCAGTTCCCGAAGGAGGAACCACCCGCCTCGGACATCCTCGATCTCGACTCGCAGAAGATGGTCTACACGccgacggcggacggtggcggtcTGTCGCTACCCCCCATGAACTCCCTGCACCCGCTGCAGTCGATGCAGCGGCACCACCCGATGATGTGGCCACATCACGACCCGCACAGCTTCATGGgtccacctccgccaccgcccgagATGAAGCActcggcggctgcggcggccgcagctgccgccgcctaCTACCACCACCCGATCAAGTCCGAGTACTCGGCGACGCCAACCATCAAGTCGGAGTacctcggcggtggccagtacgtcggcggcggcggcgtcggaaccggcccggtggtggtggtgaagaacGAGTACAACCTGGCGccgacgctgccgccgcccgttgccgttgctcCGCAGCCGACGAACCCAGGGCAGGGGATGAAGCAGTACGCGGACGAGATGCACGACAATCAGCTGGCAACCAGCCCGTCCGACTTCCCGAGCACCACGACGCCGCAGGAGAGCGGCTCCCAGTACCGGACGTTTGAGCCGGCGACCTCCTCGCTGCCAggaccgggccccggcccgACCAAGGGCACGGCCTGGAAGTCGAACGAGGCGCGCCGCCCCAAGACCTACAACTGCACCGCCTGCAACAAGTGGTTCACCAGCTCCGGTCACCTGAAGCGTCACTACAACACGACGCTCCACAAGAACGCGGTTAAGTCGAGTGGCCAGCCGGATCCGGCTACTCTGCCGATCAGTGTGCACCATCACCCGGGCCGCGATCCGAACTACGCCAGCAAGAGCCGCCGCGGTGCCGCCGGAGCGACCGGTGGCACtgggggcggtggcggcggaggtgggTCGCAGCAGCCGCTCCAGCAACCGGTACCGCCACCTGATCCTCCGCGGAGTCCGGAGTACGGGGCTGGGGCTCCCGGGTCCCAGCATCAGTACGGGATGGGAGGGCCGCAGTCGGGGTtcggcgcggcggcgggcacGCCGCCGCACTCCGGCggccaggtggtggtggtcagctcGAACCAGTCACCGGGGGGGTTtcaccaccatccgcaccaccattcccaccatcaccaccatcacccgtACGCGGGAAGCAACGGCACGGCGGGCAGCGCTGCCGCCGGCCAGTCGCAGcaccacggcagcagcaccagcgccagcagctccACTTCTTCAGCGGTTCCCCCAAACGGGGTAGCAGGTCCCTCCGTCCAAGTCTCCCAACCGAGGGGCCTGCAGATCTActcgaacaacaacaacagcaacagcaacacgggGCCGCTGTCGGGAACGGCGGAGtcaacggcggcggaggagccGGTCACCCATACCATTATCACCATCCTCACGCCCACCACCCCGCAgcccacctccaccaccaccagcagcaccaccaccatcccgggCTGCACCCCGGGCACCCGcacgccgcagccgccgccgctgccgccgccgcagccgcagccgccgcacACCACCAGTTCAACGGAGGGCTACCACCCCCTCCACCCCatacagccgccgccgccgccgcagctcACAACGCAGCCGCCGCCCACCACCTGCAGTCCTTTAACTATCAGCACCAGCATTCCATCCTTCCAAACCATCCTGCCGGAGGCGCCGAGCTATCACCCTACTATTGGTAACGTGGCCGGCTTCGCGTCCTACCACTCGCACCAGCCGTTCCTGTACCAGCCGCTGGATCACCACCAACCGCAGCTACAGGGAGacgtacagcagcagcagcattggtTGGGCGATGGCGGCGAGGCACTGATCGAGTCGACGAGCAGCGTCGtcacgacggcggtggcggcgttggGGTTTCCACGGTGTGCGGGGGGCGCCGAGATGTACCAGGGCGATACGGCGCCCCCCTTTTCACCGAACGTACCGGACCAGTACCAGCGTCCCAGTAGCCAGGGCATGATGACGACCCTTCTGGACGACCAGCCCAAGTACGGggacttccagcagcagcagcagcagcaccactacctgcagcagcagcagcagctacagcGTGTGGCCACTCCGCAGCACGCGGCCACGGCGCCCCCGATCTCGCCTGCCCCCTGCTCGCCGAGCGTCACCTCGACGGCCGGCGGTAAGCAATCGGTGGCCGCTGGCAATGGCGGCGGCAATGGCACAGGAAgtccaccgtcgtcgacggAGGTGCACCGGTGCGAGGAGTGTGACAAGGTGTTCAACAAGGCGTGCTACCTGACCCAGCACAACAAAACGTTCCACTCGGGCGACAAGCCGTACAAGTGCCACCGGTGCGGCAAGCGGTTCCCCTGCAACGACTCGTACGAGGAGCACCTGGCCAAGCACGGCGGCGAGAAGCCGTTCAAGTGCGACCAGTGCCCGAAGCAGTTCAACCACAAGACCGACCTGCGGCGCCACATGTGCCTGCACAGCGGCACCAAGCCGTACGCCTGCGAGCAGTGCGGCAAGGGCTTCATCCGCAAGGACCACATGCTGAAGCACTCGGAAACACACCGCCGGAGCAGCGGGGCtgccggcggcgccggcggacATGGCCACCGGCGCACCAAGGCTGGCCCGGGGCTAGCCGGTCCGCTCAAGGACCTGAAGTTCCAGCATcatctccagcagcagcaagcgccGGGACTGGACGAATGA